CTTTACCCTCTGTAATCTAAGCGCATTAAGCACGACGGATACTGAGCTCAGGGCCATAGCCGCTCCGGCCAGCCAAGGAGCAAGAAATCCACTGGCTGCTATTGGAATACCAATGACATTGTAGGCTAAAGCCCAAAATAGGTTTTGCTTAATGTTTGACATCGTTTTGCGACTCATCGCAATGGCATCAGGAATGCTGTTCAAGTCTCCACGCATCAGGGTAACATCAGCAGCTTCCATTGCAACGTCTGTTCCCGTACCGATGGCCATTCCGATATCAGCTGTAGCCAGCGCTGGAGCATCGTTAATGCCATCCCCAACCATGGCGACCTTCTTGCCGCTAGCTTGCAATTTCTTCACTTCATTCGCTTTGCCCTCAGGTAGCACCTCAGCAAATACTTCCTGTATGCCCGCTTGAAGTGCAATTGCATGGGCAGTCCGCTCATTGTCACCTGTTATCATCACAACCTGAATCCCCAAATCTTTTAGTCTTGCTACAGCCTGCTTGGAGGACTCCTTAATTGTATCTGCGACTGCAATCAGTCCGGCGTATGATCCATTAATAGCGACAAGCATAGCCGTTTTTCCTTCACCTTCAAGACTGCCCATTCGCTCCAGCGCAATTTCAATATTAACGCCATTTTCTGCCATTAGCTTACGGGTACCAATCAGTAGCTCTTGACCCTCGATGACGGCTTTCACACCGTGCCCGGGAATGGCTTCGAACGAATCTGTCATTAGTAGCTCGATTCCGCGCTCTTGAATACCGTTCACAACAGCTTCGGCCAGGGGATGCTCCGAATTTTTCTCGGCAGATGCTATCCATGCTAAAATTTTATCGTCATTTTTCAAGCTAGGCAGCACTTCAATGTCCGTCAGCTCAGGCTTACCCTTCGTTACTGTTCCCGTCTTGTCCAGCAGTATCGTGTCAATTCGATGAGTCGACTCAAGATGCTCCCCACCTTTGAACAGGATTCCTAGCTCAGCCGCCCGACCTGATCCCGCCATAATAGACGTCGGCGTAGCTAATCCCAGCGCACAAGGGCATGCAATAACTAGAACAGCTATTGCCTTCTCCAACGCACCTGAGAAGTTACCGCTCTCCACTGCAAAATACCAAACCAAGAACGTCACAACTGCAATCCCCACAACTATTGGAACGAAGATGCCTGAGATAACATCCGCTACGCGCTGTATAGGTGCCTTTGACCCCTGTGCTTCTTCAACGACTTTAATAATTTGGGATAGAGCCGTTTCCTTCCCTACCTTAGTCGCCCTTACCTTTAATACCCCGTTCTTATTTAAGGTAGCCCCGATTACTGTATCTCCCCCACGTTTCTCAGCAGGAAGACTCTCTCCGGTAAGCATGGACTCATCCACAGCAGACAACCCTTCAATGACTATTCCGTCGACGGGAATTTTAACCCCTGGTTTAACTAAGAATACATCCCCAGCTACAACCTCTTCGACCGGGATATTTACTTCTTGGCCGTCACGTATAACGAGAGCAGTCTTTGCCTGCAATCCCATTAGTGTTTTGATTGCTTCGGACGAACGTCCTTTTGCCAACGATTCGAATAATTTACCCATCAGAATCAATGTAATTAACACAGAGCTTGTCTCGTAATACATGTCGACTTGATGATGATGGCTACCTATGGATTGTATCGTTAAGTAAAGACTGTAGAAATAAGCAGCAGAAGTTCCTAGAGCAACAAGAACATCCATATTCGCACTTCCATTACGCAAAGCTTTATAGGCTCCAACATAAAACTGCCAGCCTATAATGAACTGAACAGGAGTAGCAAGCGTCAGCTGAAACCAAGGATTCATGAATAATTCTGGTACCCAAATCCATGATGTAAAAGAGAAGTGACCAACCATCGCCCACAGTAGCGGAAGAGACAAGAGAACCGAAACCAGTAGCTTAAGCTGCTGCCTGCGTACCTCTTTCTTCCTATCTGCGCCAATGTCCCTCTGCTCCTCCTTCTCTTTGGCGTGATAGCCTAGCTGCTCCACCTTCTTAATTAAATCGGGAAGTGAAACAGATGAAGCACTATATTGTACTTGAGCAGTTTCAAGCGCCAAATTTACTGTAGCCAGGGAAACCCCCTCAAGCTTGTTTAACCCTTTCTCAATCCGATTCGCACAAGCGGCACAAGTCATTCCAGTAATCTGCAGAGAAGCTTGCTGTCCGCTATTTGAAGAATTCATTGTGTCTGTACTCATAATGATCAGCCTCGCTCACTTCATACCCACTAGGGGTATATTTTATTGTAAAAAAAGAGGCCATCAACGATGACCCCGAATGTAATTAGACAATATCGTACCCTTGATCCTCGATAGCCTCTTTAATCGCTTCTACAGTTGTTGTAGCTTCGTCGTAGCTAATCGAGACAGAACCTTTGGAAAGATCCACTTTAGCCTCTGCACCTAGGTTTTTCATCGCACCTTCTACTGAGCTTACGCAATGACCACAGGACATTCCTTGTACGTTTAATGTAATATTTGACATCTATTATCCCTCCAAAATGTATTATTTCATTAATTTATTAACCGTAATCAGCAATTCATCAATGACCTCGTGATCACCAGACTGGATTCTATCGACAACGCAGCTTTTCATGTGACCTTCAAGCAGTAGCTTTCCAACGCTATTAAGCGCTGACTGGGCAGCGGCAATCTGATTCAGTACGTCATCACAATAAGTATCCTTTTCAATAAGTCCTTTAATCCCGCGAATCTGTCCTTCAACCCGATTCAATCTTGAAATGAGATTCGACTTCATTTTATCCGAATGATGGCTTTTTCTTTCCTGATCCTTATCATTCGAATTGGCAGAACAATGATCATCGTGAGCATTTTGAACATTGTCTACTTTGTGCTCTTCAGCCATATGTGACCACCTCACAATCCCATTCTAATATACCCCCACGGGGTATGTCAAGTGGCGAAAAACTAATATCCTGCTTTTAGCCTACGCTCTCATTAATTGATTTCTCACTATTATGTCACACATTGTAAACTTGTATGTTGACTATGTATGCGCAACACTCTAAAATATAAAAATAAAGCGATAAATGACAACGTGCCTAGAAACACGGCGGAAGAGAAAGGAACCTCTTTTTCTTCCGCCCTTCTGTGTTCCAAATCAATTTTTGAAAGGTGAATATGATTATGAACCAATACCAAATTCTACTCTTCTATAAATATGTACCCATTACAGATGCCGAGATTTTCGCCGCAGAGCATCTTCAATATTGCAAAGAGCTTGGAATTAAAGGGCGTATATTAATAGCTGACGAAGGAATCAACGGAACGTTATCGGGAACGATTGAACAAACCGAGCGTTATATGGCAGACATTCAGAAGAATCCTCTTTTCTCTGATATTGTCTTTAAAATAGATCCGTCTGAAGGTCACTCATTTAAGAAGCTATTCGTACGCTACAAGCAAGAATTAGTCACACTTCGATACCACAAGAAGCTTAATCCAAATACCGACGGTGGTGGAAGACTTAAACCGAAGGAATTTCACGAGTATATGCAAAGAGACGATGTTATTATTCTGGATGGAAGAAGCGATTATGAATATGACCTCGGCCATTTCCGTAATGCGATCAAGCCGGATGTAGATTCATTCCGTGAATTCCCTGAATGGATTCGTGAAAATTTTGCCGAGCATAAGGATAAGCAGATTCTAACCTACTGTACAGGCGGCATCCGATGCGAAATGCTCACTGCTGTTCTCATCAATGAAGGATTTAAAGATGTTTTCCAGCTGGATGGCGGCATTGTAACGTATGGTCAAGACCCTGAAGTTCAGGGCAAAGGCTTTGACGGCAATTTGTACGTCTTTGATGAGCGGGTTTCCGTGCGGATTAATCAGACCGATGAGCATATTCTTGTTGGGGAATGTCATCATTGTGCTAAGCCAACAGATCGATATATTAATTGCGAAGACGATACCTGCCATCTACAGCATCTCGTTTGTGAAGAGTGTGAGACGACAAAGCTTGGTTATTGCTCAACAGATTGTGAAGAACATGATAGAGCAGCAGTTGCCTCATCGAGTTAATAACATTGGTAGAATCAGGTGGTGGTAGAAGTGAATGCTGAGCAGGATTTGTCTACCCGAGAGAGAATTATGCAGATGCTCAAAACGATGGGCGAGCTAAGCACGAAGGATATTACCGCCCAGCTAGGGATAACAGGTATGGCCGTTCGACGTCATATTTCCGCTCTGGAGCGAGACGAGCTTATTGAATCCACAACAGTTAGGCTGCCGATGGGTAGACCTACAGCTGTCTATCGCTTATCTGCGAAGGCAGAGGATTTTTTTCCGAAAAAATACCACGCGGTTGCACTCGACCTCCTCTCAGAGCTTGAAGGCGACTCAGGCCAAGAGATGGTTAATCGGTTGTTTGATCTTAGGAAAATATCTTTGTTGAAGAAGCTGGAAAATAAAATGCAGGGTCGCGATCTTGAAGGTAAGGTAGCTATGCTTTCCGATATTCAGAACGAGAACGGGTATATGGCTTCTTGGGAGAAGAGCGGTCATGAGGAGTATATTCTAACTGAATATAATTGTCCGATCTATCAAGTTGCCAACAAGTATAATCATGCCTGTAGCTGCGAGCTAAGCCTGTTCAAATCTCTGCTCGATGCCAAGGTGGAACGATCTGATTGTTTGGCCAAAGGCGGCAGCAAGTGTGTTTACCACATTCGGGCGTAAGCATATAAAAAAGCATTCCAAAAGTGATCAACTTCTGGAATGCTTTTTTTATATCGATTGAGCACACACCCTAAGCCCTTTAGCTTCTATTTACCTTCAGTCTAATCTCCACGCATGTTCCTTCCCCAAGCTTGCTGCTGATAACTATTGTCCCTTTGTGGTTGGCGATAATACGTTGACTTACCATAAGTCCGAGACCGTTGCCGGAAGGCTTAGTCGTAAAGAACGGCTCACCCAAGCGAGGCATCTCCTCAGTGGAAATTCCGCGACCTTGATCGATGATCCTAATGACAACAGCTTCATCCGACTGAACATAATGCAGCTTAACAGTAATTATTCCACCAGTAGGCATCGCTTCTATAGCATTCTTAAAAATATTAAGAAAT
This portion of the Cohnella abietis genome encodes:
- a CDS encoding metal-sensitive transcriptional regulator; the protein is MAEEHKVDNVQNAHDDHCSANSNDKDQERKSHHSDKMKSNLISRLNRVEGQIRGIKGLIEKDTYCDDVLNQIAAAQSALNSVGKLLLEGHMKSCVVDRIQSGDHEVIDELLITVNKLMK
- the trhO gene encoding oxygen-dependent tRNA uridine(34) hydroxylase TrhO — encoded protein: MIMNQYQILLFYKYVPITDAEIFAAEHLQYCKELGIKGRILIADEGINGTLSGTIEQTERYMADIQKNPLFSDIVFKIDPSEGHSFKKLFVRYKQELVTLRYHKKLNPNTDGGGRLKPKEFHEYMQRDDVIILDGRSDYEYDLGHFRNAIKPDVDSFREFPEWIRENFAEHKDKQILTYCTGGIRCEMLTAVLINEGFKDVFQLDGGIVTYGQDPEVQGKGFDGNLYVFDERVSVRINQTDEHILVGECHHCAKPTDRYINCEDDTCHLQHLVCEECETTKLGYCSTDCEEHDRAAVASSS
- a CDS encoding copper ion binding protein, with product MSNITLNVQGMSCGHCVSSVEGAMKNLGAEAKVDLSKGSVSISYDEATTTVEAIKEAIEDQGYDIV
- a CDS encoding helix-turn-helix transcriptional regulator, with product MNAEQDLSTRERIMQMLKTMGELSTKDITAQLGITGMAVRRHISALERDELIESTTVRLPMGRPTAVYRLSAKAEDFFPKKYHAVALDLLSELEGDSGQEMVNRLFDLRKISLLKKLENKMQGRDLEGKVAMLSDIQNENGYMASWEKSGHEEYILTEYNCPIYQVANKYNHACSCELSLFKSLLDAKVERSDCLAKGGSKCVYHIRA
- a CDS encoding heavy metal translocating P-type ATPase; amino-acid sequence: MSTDTMNSSNSGQQASLQITGMTCAACANRIEKGLNKLEGVSLATVNLALETAQVQYSASSVSLPDLIKKVEQLGYHAKEKEEQRDIGADRKKEVRRQQLKLLVSVLLSLPLLWAMVGHFSFTSWIWVPELFMNPWFQLTLATPVQFIIGWQFYVGAYKALRNGSANMDVLVALGTSAAYFYSLYLTIQSIGSHHHQVDMYYETSSVLITLILMGKLFESLAKGRSSEAIKTLMGLQAKTALVIRDGQEVNIPVEEVVAGDVFLVKPGVKIPVDGIVIEGLSAVDESMLTGESLPAEKRGGDTVIGATLNKNGVLKVRATKVGKETALSQIIKVVEEAQGSKAPIQRVADVISGIFVPIVVGIAVVTFLVWYFAVESGNFSGALEKAIAVLVIACPCALGLATPTSIMAGSGRAAELGILFKGGEHLESTHRIDTILLDKTGTVTKGKPELTDIEVLPSLKNDDKILAWIASAEKNSEHPLAEAVVNGIQERGIELLMTDSFEAIPGHGVKAVIEGQELLIGTRKLMAENGVNIEIALERMGSLEGEGKTAMLVAINGSYAGLIAVADTIKESSKQAVARLKDLGIQVVMITGDNERTAHAIALQAGIQEVFAEVLPEGKANEVKKLQASGKKVAMVGDGINDAPALATADIGMAIGTGTDVAMEAADVTLMRGDLNSIPDAIAMSRKTMSNIKQNLFWALAYNVIGIPIAASGFLAPWLAGAAMALSSVSVVLNALRLQRVKL